A window of Thermoproteus sp. genomic DNA:
CTACCGAGTCAACGCCCCCGACAGGAGGTGGCGGTGGCTTTCGCTCCTCTTCTCTATGGCCCGCTTCATCGGCGTGGGGCGCTCCACCTCTATGGGCTTCGGCTGGGTGGAGGTCTCTGTGATCAAGTGAGGCCTCCGGCGGGTTGCGCGCCGCTTTGGGGTTGGCCGGTGCCTCCCGCAAGGATCCGCTCCAAGGCCTCTCTGCACCTCCTCTTGTACCTGACGTACATCTTGCCGCCTTGGACCTTCACGCATATGGCGGTCCTCTCCAGCCCTGCGTGGGCTATGTAGTTCCTCTTGTTGAGGTCGCACTCCTCCCGCTTGCTTTCGGCTGGGCGCCCCGCGGGCTGGCCCTCGACGACGCCGCTCTCCTCCGCGCCTTCGCACGGCGCGGGCCTCTCCCCCTCTATCTTCCTCCTCAGCTGGATCGCCGGCATGTTGGTCAGCTCGTATATGTGGTTGTAGTCGAGGTAGAGCCCCTCGGGCAGGGCGGCCCCTCCGAGCATGTATATCCTCTCCTTTATCTCGTCTATTTCGTGTATGAGTATGGTGCTGGCGGGCTCGTGTAGGGGGAGGCCCCTCAGCAGGTCGAGGTCTACGCCTCCCTCTTCGTCCGTCTGGAGGCCGCCGAAGTTTTTGGCGAAGACGTCTAGGGCCATGGCGAGGTGCACCGGCGACGGGTCGATCCCGTAGGTCCTCTCGACGGCCACGGCCAGCTCCTCCTGCTCCGACCGCGCCGCCTTCTGGGCCTCAACCCTGACCGTGTTGTAGATGGCGGCGAGGGCCTCTCCTACCAGCCGGCGGGCTTCGTCGGCCATGCCGGACAGGGCCCTGGCCTTTTCGAATATGTAGAGGCCGAAGCCGTAGGCGAGGGCCTGGGCGATGTTGTGTAGGCGGGCCTTTTCCGACAGCGCGCGGTACTGCCTGTCGAGGTCCAGTATCGGCGGGTCGGCCCTCACCGGCTTGGTCATGACGTACAGCCTGTCTTCCAGCTCCTCCGCCGCCCTGCCGACGAAGAGGCTGGGCTCTTCGCCTATCTGCTCCAGCTTGACTATGTTGATCCTGGCGCGGTCCTTGTTGCTTTGCACAGGGTCCGAGTTGAAGACAGCGTAGCACACCTCTCTGCGTTGCGCCGCGCTTATGTACCTGGCGACGACCTCGGAGGCCTTGTACAGCGTGGAGGCCAGGTAGTTCACGCCGTGGGTCATGTCGACGACCACAGCGTCGTAGCTCCGCTGGGCCTTTTCGTACAGCTTAGCCAACACGGCGGTCTCGGCGTTCCGCAAATCGCTGTGGAAGTACGCGGTCGCCCTGCCGCCAGCCCTATAGACGCCGGAGCCGGGCACCACGACGACCTCCGCCCTCTCCGCCTCGGCGTAGCCCTGGAGGTACGACCTCACGTACGCCGCGAGCACGGCCCGCGCGGCCTCCACAACGTCGCCGTATCCGACCTCCCCCCTCTGCGCCTTTGCGTAGAGCCCCTCCAACGCCTTTACGGCCTCGGGGTGGAGCCTATCGAGGCTGCCGGGGAACGCCAGGGTGTCCAGCCCGATTATCACGAGGTCCGGCTCGTGGCCCGCCTCCCTCACTGTGTTTATCACGGCCGAGAGGGAAGTGCGCGACGCGGCGCGCTCCTCCACGTACTCCACTTCGGACGGCCTGGGGCATCTGCCCTGGGGGATTTTGGGCCTTATGTACAAGCCCTCGTTCCACTTAGTCGGCAAGCCCCAGGAGGCCAACACCAAGGCCCTCCCCATATCTGCTCTATCGGCAACACTTAAATTCGTGGCGCCGCTCTTCGCGAGGTTCTGTCCCAGAGTTATAGGCGGCGCCGCTCGACGTGTGAGGCCCCTACGCACGTGAGGCCATAGCCGACACCTCATTCCTAGTGGACTGGGCGAGGTACAGCAGGAGAGATCTGCTCTTCGACGTGTTCGAGGCGGTCCACATTCCCGAGTCCGTGCTGAAGGAGATTAGGCTCCCCCGGCCATCGACTGGGTGGCCCAGAGCCTAGCGGCGGGGAGGATGGCGTTGTTCACGGAGACTCAAGACGTGGAAAACGAGGCGAGGAGACTCATGGCGTTGAGCCGCGACAAGCCCCTAAAAAGGATCGATCTGCCCGAGGCTATATGCCTCGCCGCCGGCATTAGGTACGGCTACACCGTGCTGACGGAAAACGGAGGCGCCTACTTCGCGCCTGGGGCGCTCGGCTTAGGCGTAACAGTCTGGAGGGCCTTCGAGGTGTTAGTCGAGGCGTGGAGGCTAGGCCTATTGGGCGACTTGGTCGGAGAGCTGAAGAGATACGAGGAGGAGACGTTGCATTTATTTAGGGAGAGGGACTGGGAGTACGTATGTCGTATGGCGAGGTGTTGGGATGGGAGGAAGAGGCGAGGAGGGTTAGGAGGGAGAAGGCCGAGTGGACATATATAGAGTCCCTCCCGCCCAGGCTTAAAGCCGCCGTGAAGTTCTTCGTGGAGACTGGCGATTTTAGGGTCGCGCAGATGCTGGCGGGGCTTGACTTCGAAGACTTCAGAGGGCTGTTACGCAGAGCGCGGGTGCCCGTCGTGTTGTGACCAGCGCCGCGAGGCCCGCCTCGAACGGACCAAAACTCCATGCCAGGTGCGTCAAGCTGTTGGCGTCCCGGGCGGGGAGCCGACTGGAGGCGCGCCGGAGGGCGGTGGGTCAGCGGCAGATGCCCCTCTTCTCCGGGGGGATCAACTTGGCGACTATTCTGCAGGTGAAGACGGCGGCCGTCCTGTCGTCCGGGATGTCGCTGAAGTAGCCCTCAGGGTCCGGCCCGTCGTGCTGATATCTGTGTAGCTGGAGGGCGAGAGCCGTCAGCCCCGCGGCGTCTTCGACGCCCCTCTTAGAGAGGAAGGCGGCCAGCTGGGCCATTCGGGACGTCGGCACCAGCGAAATGACGACGTCCACCTCGTCCACCTCCACTTCGTCCTCCCCCAGCCGAATCCTCTTGGAGCCGGGGAAGAGGGCCTTCAGCTCCTCTCTGTAGTCCGCCAGGAGGCGGCCCATATAGGCCCTCCAGGCCTGAAAGGCCTTGCCGGCGGCGTTCCTCACGAGGCCCTCCTCCAAGAACTCCAACGCCAACTGGGCCTCCAATACGGCCTCCTTCAGCCTCGCCTCCTTGTACTTCGAGAGGTCGCGTCAGGGCTTTGCCAGGAGAGGAAACTCCATATGTGCGCCCGCTCGGGGAGTTAAAAACTTCGAG
This region includes:
- a CDS encoding PaREP1 family protein, with product MKEAVLEAQLALEFLEEGLVRNAAGKAFQAWRAYMGRLLADYREELKALFPGSKRIRLGEDEVEVDEVDVVISLVPTSRMAQLAAFLSKRGVEDAAGLTALALQLHRYQHDGPDPEGYFSDIPDDRTAAVFTCRIVAKLIPPEKRGICR
- a CDS encoding TM1812 family CRISPR-associated protein, with protein sequence MRCRLWPHVRRGLTRRAAPPITLGQNLAKSGATNLSVADRADMGRALVLASWGLPTKWNEGLYIRPKIPQGRCPRPSEVEYVEERAASRTSLSAVINTVREAGHEPDLVIIGLDTLAFPGSLDRLHPEAVKALEGLYAKAQRGEVGYGDVVEAARAVLAAYVRSYLQGYAEAERAEVVVVPGSGVYRAGGRATAYFHSDLRNAETAVLAKLYEKAQRSYDAVVVDMTHGVNYLASTLYKASEVVARYISAAQRREVCYAVFNSDPVQSNKDRARINIVKLEQIGEEPSLFVGRAAEELEDRLYVMTKPVRADPPILDLDRQYRALSEKARLHNIAQALAYGFGLYIFEKARALSGMADEARRLVGEALAAIYNTVRVEAQKAARSEQEELAVAVERTYGIDPSPVHLAMALDVFAKNFGGLQTDEEGGVDLDLLRGLPLHEPASTILIHEIDEIKERIYMLGGAALPEGLYLDYNHIYELTNMPAIQLRRKIEGERPAPCEGAEESGVVEGQPAGRPAESKREECDLNKRNYIAHAGLERTAICVKVQGGKMYVRYKRRCREALERILAGGTGQPQSGAQPAGGLT
- a CDS encoding DNA-binding protein, which codes for MAQSLAAGRMALFTETQDVENEARRLMALSRDKPLKRIDLPEAICLAAGIRYGYTVLTENGGAYFAPGALGLGVTVWRAFEVLVEAWRLGLLGDLVGELKRYEEETLHLFRERDWEYVCRMARCWDGRKRRGGLGGRRPSGHI